A section of the Campylobacter anatolicus genome encodes:
- the rplT gene encoding 50S ribosomal protein L20, with amino-acid sequence MARVKTGVVRRRRHKKVLKLARGFYSARHKHFRKAKEQLERSLVYAYRDRRAKKRDFRRLWIVRINAACRLNDLSYSKFINGLRKANIVLDRKILADLAMNDAKAFAALAKQAKDALK; translated from the coding sequence ATGGCAAGAGTAAAAACAGGCGTAGTTAGAAGAAGACGCCATAAAAAAGTTCTAAAACTTGCACGTGGTTTTTATAGTGCAAGACACAAACACTTCAGAAAAGCTAAAGAGCAACTAGAAAGAAGCTTAGTATATGCTTACAGAGATAGACGTGCGAAAAAACGTGACTTCCGTCGTCTATGGATCGTTCGTATAAATGCTGCTTGCAGACTAAATGACTTAAGCTATTCTAAATTTATAAATGGCTTAAGAAAAGCAAATATAGTTCTTGATAGGAAAATTTTAGCTGATCTAGCGATGAATGACGCGAAGGCATTTGCGGCACTTGCTAAACAAGCAAAAGATGCTTTAAAATAA
- the rpmI gene encoding 50S ribosomal protein L35 produces MPKMKTVRGAAKRFKVGKNKIKRGAAFRSHILTKKPSKRMRDLRAPHYVDSTNVQAVRKMLGV; encoded by the coding sequence ATGCCAAAGATGAAAACCGTTCGTGGTGCTGCTAAACGCTTTAAAGTAGGCAAAAACAAGATAAAACGTGGTGCTGCTTTTAGAAGCCACATTTTGACTAAAAAGCCTAGTAAGCGTATGAGAGACTTACGTGCTCCACACTATGTAGATAGCACGAACGTCCAAGCAGTAAGAAAAATGCTCGGCGTATAA
- a CDS encoding cyclophilin-like fold protein yields MMKFIVFLLVLFINLNAGDQMKVVFKVGDESVSATLNDSSAARQFYDMLPLEVKLENYGSNEKIFSLPNMLSTANTHPNLKVSVGDISYYAPWGNIAIFHKPSRGDSQLYTIGRFDGDFSAVVNGSITKIERAK; encoded by the coding sequence ATGATGAAATTTATAGTGTTTTTACTAGTTTTGTTTATAAATTTAAATGCAGGAGATCAGATGAAAGTGGTATTTAAAGTTGGTGATGAGAGCGTGAGTGCGACGCTAAATGATAGTAGTGCTGCAAGGCAGTTTTATGATATGTTACCACTTGAGGTAAAGTTAGAAAATTATGGTAGTAATGAGAAAATTTTTTCTCTTCCAAATATGCTAAGCACGGCAAATACTCATCCAAATTTAAAAGTATCTGTTGGAGATATCTCTTATTATGCTCCATGGGGCAATATAGCGATATTTCATAAGCCATCTAGAGGCGATTCTCAACTTTATACGATTGGTAGATTTGACGGTGATTTTAGTGCCGTAGTAAATGGCAGTATCACAAAGATAGAAAGGGCAAAATAG